In Lactuca sativa cultivar Salinas chromosome 5, Lsat_Salinas_v11, whole genome shotgun sequence, the DNA window taaagtataGCACAtgtttgttgcagtgttcatgagtactccagTAATAAGAttaatttgagtattggattaaacccacgctcatctgaatcacttcatggattttatcacgagtgattgtgagacaataatatcttatattcttgaatcagagagatatgagttgcagttTACAATTCGGTTGCACGTTGATGATAtgaaaacacaccagtaacttggtgttataaaacatattgttgtatgtgatttgatgagtaaatagagcatgcatatgagttgaagtttatccgtcCCTTTCACCCTGAGAGAGATgcaagcgatatctgtgggcccctcgatgtttTAGTGATGAAAACCCTAAGAGCTTGCCCAATCCTGgacttatttgatttgtttaattagtcagtcgtcatatatcaaaaatcgggaaacaacacatggacaaggtcggagttcgacaacggctttttaagagctacgattgctagtcaggttgtggagtcgtacttgcaataatagttattagacttatccaattgggagactgttggattaggtgtctaagcccataactataattggtatgtacttgacccaagagtagcatggtccatttcgggttgcatatcaccagcataatttgataggatggatatttgagtaagaggttatttatgatttactaatatattataagtataatatattaatggagaaatcatattatttaattagtattgattaagaattaatttggtgatcaaaagagactaattaaattaacggggactgattaagtaaatcaacgATACAtgtatagtttgggctaatgatccatattgATTAATAATGGACTAAGTTCATGTAAGACTCCATGAAGAGTTAGTACAAAGGgtttatcatatggattattggattaaggCCCAAGGAAGTGGATTATGGTttaactcttggaattctacactatatattaATCCACTAAGCTAAAAGTCAAACACACTAGTATTCTATGAGAAGATAGCCGATTTTGGTATGTCcaaacctctctctcaagtcctccatttgttcatggtgtgttgtgaaccgtttgaggcatcacacttaaggtgctaagttcttaaaggccaaaattcAACAAGCTAaaacaagaggtaatcttctaacttacttttatgattcatatgccaaattgtatgctagttgtaggcttcatgctttggaaatttttattgcatgtataactagagaaaacttagatccaaagcatttagggttgtgtgtgcaccataggatgttgtagtacataaaacccaacatataTCTCTTCCATGGGTGAAAGGAAGaaatcaagatgacatttttatgactcaaagcACCCAAAAAAgtctaaaaggacaactcattTGGTCTAGAGTTAGCTAAACTCATACATACCAAGATTATGGACCAAAAGGCACAAAAATCAAGAACTAGCAAGATCTAATGAAGTATTCAacaaggttcaagctttataccttctggagttgAGAAAAACAATGTAggctctagatctacaagcttgagcTCCAACAAGCAACACACTTGGACCTCTCTTTCTTCCAAAATGCACCCAAAACACATAAAAAGGCCGAATATTTTctctaggggatatggtttcAAGTTAGAGGCTCAAGAGGGTGGAGGTTGATGTTAGGAAGGACCCCCAAGGGGTTAGAGTCCTTAAATTTGGTTCAAaaccacgaaattagggttttaacacTGCGATGATACACCCCTCGTACCATAAGTTATGCCCAATATAACCCCCTAAAACATGTCCCCTTTCAACAAGTACTCTGAGCGTAGTACCTAGTGTACGTCCAACGTATTGCCATGCTCCATTTTCCAGCTTAACttaaaacaaccataacttcttcatttcgaCTCTgttttcgatgatctttatatccatggaaatgtATCAACGAGATCTATAATTTTATCTTGATACTACGACTAAAAACATCTCTAATTAAAATCCTTAATTTATGCAAGAAGCCCGAAACATAACCTTTCCCATTTTATCCCTCAGCTTCCATCAAATAATCCATTGTTTAAATCACTTATCCAACATCATTCACCTCCAATTGAGTCTAAAcaggatgttatatatatatatatatatatatatatatatatatatatatatatatatatatatatatatatatatagaagaagTTAGTTTggatattttataaatagaaaaactGAATTCAACAAAATTTGATACAGAatagtaaaatggtcatttttaaaATTATGCACAAGAGTTCAAAGGTTCCAACCAAACAACAAGTTAAAAatctagatcttaaaaattcagacttCTTAAAGATTCAGATCTTACCAAACAACCCCCCACTTTTCACCAAATATGGATCTAAATAACACTTCACCAAACCTAGATATAGATAACACTTCACAAGAATCATACACACCCAACCTTCATGAAATCTCGTATCCTTCTCCCTCGTTCAATAAAATTGATTCTTTGTATTTGATTCATGGTTTACATGTGTTTGATTTATAAGTTGTTACATGTGCTTAGGTTCTTagaaaatgaagtgtttaattTGAATCTCGATTTCTAGGTTTTATTTGGGTTTCAATAAATTCCATTATCTTAGCTTGATATATGGTTAGTGAGAAGTTATGTGGAGATTTATCTTTAGTTTTTTAGGTTTGTtcttgattatttatttattttttgggtTTGTTCTTGATTTATTTTCTCCTTTTTGATTTTAATGTCGATGAAATTACAGGTGGGCTTACCGGAGAAAGCATTGTGTTCAGTGTATCGTCGAAGATGGTGCTGGAGTGTCGAGTTGCGAAAGCTATCTACGGTGGTGGAAGGGGAAGGAAAATGAAGAGAGGGCATGAGTAGGTCCAGAGCCATGTGTTTCAATTTTGAAGTGTTCAAGAAAAACTCTTGATGTTTTGTGGTTTTGATTCGACAGATAATGGTGATGAAGATAGTTATGATTTTTGATGGAAATAAAAGGAGAAAGATGAACACAAGTGATGAAGGTGGTGGAGGAAGCCATGAGATTTATCCTTAGATCGATTTTGCAAAAAGATGCGACAACCATAGGAGTTGTTTTCAAAAGCTGGTGTGTCAGATTTAATGCATGTGGGCAGTGGTGGTGGAGAAGACCGATCAGGCTAAGGGGTATCCTTACAATACATTTACGGGTGCAAACAATGTCACATTAGGATCATGCAATTTCACAACACACCTATTATACATATAGGGGTGGTGCTCACTAttggaactagtgtgtgtgtgtgtgagagagagagagaggaacacAAAGACTTCCTTAAGGGCATCCACAATAAGAGTGCAATAAGAGTTCAATGGATTATATTTCAATATAATAtggaagagagagaaagtatacCGTTCAATGTTCATTGAACGGTTGAATGAATTTCTAATGCAAATTTGTTGACTTTTTAAGAATTGActtgaaaatatatatattctcTCTCCTACTTGACATCCTATTCAACTCTCCATGAGTTGAATGGAGTGTGGATGCTCTAAGCATCCGTGACCACCCTTACTCCACAAGACAACTACTATCATTTGAGGTGGTGTTCACTAGTGAAAATCGTCTCTACATAGGATTCATAATCGTAAAATAGCATCCATACATAATTACCGCATAGTAAAGGGCAAGAAAGATCGAGGATGGTTAATATCGTGGTATATGTTCAAGAAAGAGGAGTTTTACATTTTTGGTATAGGGCTTAgcgttttttttttcgatttaaaGTTAAAAAACTAGTTTCAAAACGTACGAGATAGTTAAAtgattgcttttttttttctgaatattATTTACAAAACTGGTTCATTAATTGCTTCTTTGACCAATATTAAGAATTCTTGGTTCATGCAATGTATCGTATCAGATCGTTACAGAATCACGCAACACAAGTTTCAATCGTGCAAAACAAGCTTCATGGAATCTGATCACATGAATATTTTCACCTGAATTTTATAAGATTTCTTGGTTCTTTAAATGTAATGTATTATATATCCATTCATGACCAATATTAAATTTAGAAAAGTAAACACGAAAACGAATTGGAtctataaataaaagaaaaaatatagtttcatttcattgAATAGATATAACCTTCATATGTCATAATGTCAATGTCTATAGCTTCTCATGCTTTCTCTCTTTCATCTGTACCTAAATGCAGTCACGAAGGTCAAAAAGAAAGAGCCAATATGGCCCTCACTTTTGATAAATACAAGGGTAGGCTTCAAATGCTTCCCAAGGAGAGAGGTTGGATTACAGGAAACCTATACATGTACCAAGGCTTTTGGCACCAGTCGATGCGTATAATCTCAATAGAAACTGTGATGGCCTTACAAGACACTTTCAAAGCTCACCCAACAGATATCTACTTGGCCACACTGCCAAAATCTGGCACAACATGGCTCAAGGCGCTCGTGTTTGCTATAGTTAACAGAAATCGCTACAAAAACAACTCTCTTTCAACTCACCCTCTACTCATCTCCAATCCTCACAACTGTTTGCCTTTCATTGAGACTGAAATATATAGACACACACCTACTTATGCCAAAGCACATTCACCACGACTGTTTGCTACCCATATACCCTACATTTCATTGCCTCAATCCATTCTTCAGTCGAATTGTCGACTAATTTATTTATGTAGAAACCCTAAAGATGTTTTGGTCtctatgtttcactttgcaaacaAGTTGAGAGACAAATCGAGCAGTCTACTGACATTTGAGGAGGCGTTCGATTCGTTTAGTAATGGGGTCATGCCAATAGGACCTTACTGGGACCATGTGAAAGGGTACCACAAGGTTAGTTCAGAACACCCGGGAAAGGTTCTATTTTTAACGTACGAGGATATGAAAACGGATACTTTAAATCATGTCAAGCGAGTTGCGAAGTTCTTGGGCTACCCATTCACAGAGAAAGAAGAGACTGAAGGTGCAGTCCAAGAGATTATCAGACTATGCAGTTTCGAAAATTTAAGCGAGGTTAATAAGCATGGCAATCTTCGTGAGGGTATACCTAATGATGCTTTTTTCAGGAAAGGGGAAGTTGGAGATTGGACCAATCATCTCACCAATGAAATGAGCCAGACTTTAGATCGAATTACCAGAGAAAAGTTCCATGGTTTGGATATCTCCTTCAACTAAAGGTGGATTCGCTACTCCTTTGCTGTTCTTGAAAAAAGACATTCGATCTTAAGAAACTCGTTTTTTGGAAACTAATGGTCGTAATAAATTGTTTATTTctgattattttattttatttttatacgaTCCCTGTGTTCCTTACCATaactaatattatttttttatcattataatcATTTTCGTGAATCAATGATAGTTTTAGGTAAGGTGTTTCTGTTACTGTGCCACTACATTTCCGGGCATTAGCGGGCGACGCATGTCGCCGCGAAATATAGGGGTTGTCGctgctaaaggtattagcggcgacatgtcgCTACAAAAAGGTCGCCGCTATTGCTTCGTCGCAAATTCCCTATTAGTCGCCGCTAATACTTGCGTGTTGCCGCTATAGGCGTGTCGCTGCTATACAACGTCGCCGCCAATAGGTTTGTGTCGATGCtaaaataattttcattttttttgtttatttaacattaaaattatcgaaaacaatataacatatataaaagCTGCTACAATTTTACAGGAATACCTAAAATATTAATCAATACGCAACCAAGGCAAAATATTAATTAATCCATACACAACCAATCCAAAATATTAATCCATACAAAGTGCAACGTATCAAAACTATTCTttcaaacaaaacatttcataaaatcctAAAATAGTAGCTACTTGTCCTCATCAATCCGATCATTTCCTTCGTTATTATTTGGTGGTGCCAATGAGCAAAACCACTCTTCCAAAGCCGCATAATAGATCGGGTCTTTTAGTATCGTCTGAAGCATTTCCAACTACaatgaaaacaaaatatattaccaacatatcataatagcaatgcactttctgaaaattaccaaaataaaaaaaaataccaacATATCTAACTATAACCAGCATATCAtgatagcattctactttccaaatacacttaaacatatatcatacataacatatcattatagcattctaTTTTCCATTGCAGCAATGTAATTTCCAAAAAAATACCAAACTAtaaaataccaacatatcaaactataaccaaacTACATGATACACAATATTACATAtgcattataacattgtactttttttcatttttccattatagcattgtacttttcaaaaatcaccaaactacaaaatatcaacatatcattatagcattgtactataTACTAAACATACAATTACCACCATatcattatagcatcctacttttttttcgttttttcattataacattatacttttcaaCTTAAACTAACAATTACCTTTGATTATGGTGGTTCTTGTGTCATTAGTTGTTCCTGATCGTACATAGACACAACGGTATGAGGTTTATGCCCAATTATTCTGATATGTCCGTGTCAAACAcccaatattctttcaaaacattttcttaTATCACTTGGTGTTAAACTGCTTGCTGCAGAAGAAGCTTGGGTTTGTTGATTGATCTTCTGTAGTAAAGCATTCTATATTTTCAAAAAATGATAAACATCATAAAATTAGATTACTAAATACCCTTGACGATATAAACACTTATATGGAGatacaaattaaccacttacGTATTGTTGCACGACTGCAAGACTATAAAATACCCCTTGGCGATTGGAATTAGGCTTACGAAATGCTTCGATCGAGTGATATCctatttaatattaaaaattagattaattatactttaaatagacagttaaatatatcataacttacttCTTTGAAACATGCATTGTTGTAAGAGCTCGACCCCCTTTGTTTACAACTTGTTGTTTCGCACAGACTTCTTTATTTGATGCCGAACGCCTTAAAAATTTAGGCATTTGAAAATGTTCAACTGCCTTCGCCTAATTTTCAGGTGACATacccttggggggggggggggggttaatgcCATTGGGATATCTGCAGGCCCTCCGATTTCCTAAAAATAAGAATGAGCTTTACTTTTTCGGCCTCTGTAAACTTTTGCAAGACTCGAATCAATGCTCCGCAACAATTGTGCATCCTCCGGATCCAAGTAACCTTATCCAAATCAAACTTATTCTACAAATACAAAAAAgttagttaaataaataacaatcacaactaaacttaaaatattatccAAGTTAACTTTAGATGCATGACTGTTGCATTCCTTAAAGCAAGGGAAACATTGTCTCAACCACATACGCTGAAAGGGATGTTGCTCCACAAATACCTCACAATTTCATGTGTAAACCAATTAGCAGGCTTCGCGACAGGGGAATATGTGATCTCCCTATCGAAATCCAAATCCACGGGCTTTCCCTTGTTTGCCCGTAGCCATTTTCCTAACTCGATGTTTTTTGATAAGACTCTTCTTTTTTTTAAACGCTCGGCTgaaaaaatacaattaaaaatattagtcacgataacttataataaattaataaaaatagctAATAAATATATCATAGTAAAACTTACCATCCTGCTCGTGCTGACCGCGACCAAAGGTGGATCCCCGACTCCATCACCTCCATGTCCAAAAGACCCATAATATCGGCCATCATGACAAAGAGTATCGCTTAAGTAAGCCTCATTTGTAGCCTGTAACAATATGAATAAAAGTTAGTTACCCTGcaaaattataagatatacaatatagacaaacaacataaataaaagttagAAAAATAATATGAATAGAAGTTAGACTTAAAATAAACTTTCTATTACAAAAAaaacatttgattttttttaatcagAATCTGCATCATATACTTCAATGTCTTCTTCATTAGTCTCATAATCAGAATCGTCATCATCATAATCAGTCTCTTCCTCGAAAACATTATCGACTCTACCAGTTGGCGGAGGTACTTCATTAATGTCCtcatcatcataatcaacatTGTTTTGAGCTACATcaacattgttttgaaagtattGTGAGAAGTCGATAAAAAGTCTAGCTCCAGATGAAGAGTTTTTTTGAACTGCGTCAACATTTTAGGTCTCCACATTGTCGACATTTTGGAAAGAGTGTAAGCATTTTGGAACAAGCATTGTCGGATGGTAGATCCCAAATACTTCAATGATTAACAAGCTCGACAACACAAAGAGCGTTGTTGTTTTGGTTTCCTCGATGGTTAACAGGCTTGCaaatgtagaacacttgtttaGCTTGCAAATCATATATGAGTTGATCATCTTGGTACGCTTCTTTTTCTATGTTGATACTGATGAAATTATCATAAGGAATATCTCATGTATCGAACCACTTTCACCGAAATGTTACAGTTGAATAATCATATTGATATTGCACCTCCATAATTTCTTCTAACTAGCTAATATTTCTCTCCATTATCACCCACCACTAGAACCCCAGAGTTTTGCGTTTTGTGTTGTGCATCACGACTAAGTACCATAAACTTAACACTGTTGACTATGCATACGGTGTAAGTATAAACATCCATTTGTGAACCCATTGAAAGGGTCGAAAACTCTTTGTGGAATTTTAGAGAGTTTTCTTTTTCCATTTGAAAAACCTATTAAacatatgttgatgtgttatgtatTCTTGATTCGTTATATTGATCAAACATATTCTTTTGTTAATTATTATTACATTTTCAAGAAATCAGTTGGGAAATTTGGTCTTTTCGTCACTTTCATAATAAAAGACAAATAAACAATAAATTTATAAAAGACAAGTTTCTTTTCGAATCTACAGATTTACCCATGTGTAAAAAATGAAAATGATCAGGGCATGTCGGCTTTGTAACAATTGTAGAAACACTAGAAATAGCATCTCAGTTTTCATTTTTTATCTGAAATAGCATTATACTTAGCAAGGTACTATTACCTTTAATAAAAGGACCAACTGCCCTTTTCAAGATTTCGTCTTTtcaaaattatagtttaaaaaAGACGAAACAAACTTTTCTTTTCTGTTCATGTAAGTAGTCCAAAAGAACCAATTTAGGTGCAAAGTGAAAGTGTTAGAGCAATTAAGTAGTTATATGAagtaaaaattaaacaaataacaatgtttcataataaaatgaccaaaatatcatTTTCCTGGATTTCCCCTGTTTAAAATTATAGTTGGCTTCCATTATgggttaaaaatatttttaaaacatataagtaTCAAATCGACGCAATTTTAGCAAcctaattttctttattttaatacTTGTTTTAAAACATATAAGTAAAATGTTATAAGTGTCATAAATctgaaaaagtaaaaataaataaacaacaaatttataaaatacaaataagtttcttttttcaaattaccgttatgtaaaaaaatgtatataaTATACTCCCtctgtcccaaaattatagtctatcTTTTATTTTTGGTTTCTCCCAAAATAATaatccacttctaaaaataaataacattttttccaaaataccccctcattattacttaaccaactaagcatttaatggaacattaaatgcaaagtaaggacaaaactgtcattttattatataaagttagtggtaattaatgtttttcttaatctgtgtgttttttgtcagTGGACAATAATATTGAGACAGAGGGAGTATATTCAAAGCATGACAAAGTATATAATGTCAACTCATAATGTATACATGGAGTTGGATAAATGGTAGATCCCATAGTTGGGTAACAATAATTAAAACAACGATTAAACTACATCTATAATCATCCTAAGAGTTATATGGTTTGATCCCATACTTCAAAAAGAATGGTTTAGTTTTgtttcattttgttttttttttaacagcTAAAATTTCATTTAGACCtacatagaaaaaaaaaatacaaaaatgggTTTTGCAGCCAATGAATCTAAGTTGTGACTATCTCATTATTGAACAAATTAATCGAATAATCAACAATTGACTCAACAATGGTATCTTTTCTTTGCTTTTCATTCCCAAACACTATTAATTTTCTGAATTGCCAAAGCACCCATAAGATAGTCATCATAATTTCTTCTAACACAATCTTTTTCCCATGAGTCATATTGAGATTATGAATCCAATCTCACATCAAAATTTGAATTCCATAAAAAATGCCCTTAATTCAAAATTGTACTTTTTATTCGGACTAAAAAGAAATCATAGAGAATTCAAAAAAGGCCATTGGTGATTGATGTGGAATCTGGTATATACTACTACTAACATTAACATAAACAAATACATTACATTTTCTTAATCTGATATATATCATATGACAGGCGCATGAAACAAAAAACAGATACatgaaatcatatatatatatttttttcaatatttcaAATGACTTGAGGATATCGAAAATGTACCAAAAAGCAAAGCTATATTTTAAGCCCAAATAACGCAAATCGACAACAACCAAATTTCCCTCCaatcccttcttcttcttccacgtATCACTTCAAAAGAATTCAATTTTGACAAAAAGGGTAAAATCGTAAAAAAAAAGTGATTCGGATTATGACTAGTTTTTGGGTAAAAGAATCAATCTTATAGAACCATTATGGTTTGTATGAAAACCAGATTAGAAAAACACATTTAGAAAAAATTATACATGCACCATTTTTTGCATTTTGACAAACTTGATGTAACATGTTTGTTTAAGGGCAGGGGCAGATTAATCGAACACCATATATGCATTCCAACATCAGCAATgatttgaatataataattacatGAGAAGCCGACCAATGAAGGGAAAAGATAAGATACATAAAAAAAAACTGAGCACATAAACAATAATCAGATAATTTGCGAAAGAAGTTGATCATTAGATCAAAATAATTTGCTAACCTTATGTAAATGGTGGTGTATTCGATTATGATGATGCAGATTAAAGGTTTGTAGAATCCTTGATAACAATTCGAATAATGGGAGTAACAATATTAGAAGAATAATATTGTctttatatataattttgaaaATTGATTTTGGAAATGATGTGAAATACAATGATCGGTGTCAATTCGTTTGATTCTAATTACTATCAAAGATTAGCTATGAAATTGTAATAGATATAACTAATGTGAAAAAGAAGTGAAATCACAACAGATGAAAGAGAATAACGGATTTTAATACAACTAATTACAATCAATATCTTACATATATAACATACTGCAGAAGTGTAAGGAGTTAGTtgctaataaaagaatagttattTTCTCATGTGTAATGTTATTAAGCCTCTTAATTAATATCATGTCATTTGTCAACCTACTGCTTCtctatttaaaatttcaaattttaaaattttcactctaattacattaaattaataacattaaaataaaaaataaaataaaataaatacaaattataaggtgatataatttcatgtatttatatgaatcaacgattataattttatataactaaaaaaaatatttcttaattaataatttatttaaattaattaattaataattttgagtttttattataaaaatctaATTAACTTTGTCATCGTgcttctcacgggttataaactagtatttttataattcaataaaaaaagaaaaatgctAGAATTTTCCAAGTGgaataaaaagaaaatgaataATAAATAAGTTGATGACAAAGTATCTTCATTTATTAGCACGCACGATTTTGAGCAATGACAAAAGGGGCATGTGCATAGGGCCCAACTTTTTAAGGGGcccaatttttttatataattaatattatatatatatatatatatatatatatatatatatatatatatatatatatatatatatatatgtctaggTTATATTGTTTCttatatttattgtgtg includes these proteins:
- the LOC111889580 gene encoding cytosolic sulfotransferase 12, yielding MSMSIASHAFSLSSVPKCSHEGQKERANMALTFDKYKGRLQMLPKERGWITGNLYMYQGFWHQSMRIISIETVMALQDTFKAHPTDIYLATLPKSGTTWLKALVFAIVNRNRYKNNSLSTHPLLISNPHNCLPFIETEIYRHTPTYAKAHSPRLFATHIPYISLPQSILQSNCRLIYLCRNPKDVLVSMFHFANKLRDKSSSLLTFEEAFDSFSNGVMPIGPYWDHVKGYHKVSSEHPGKVLFLTYEDMKTDTLNHVKRVAKFLGYPFTEKEETEGAVQEIIRLCSFENLSEVNKHGNLREGIPNDAFFRKGEVGDWTNHLTNEMSQTLDRITREKFHGLDISFN